A window from Cryptomeria japonica chromosome 1, Sugi_1.0, whole genome shotgun sequence encodes these proteins:
- the LOC131075717 gene encoding aldose reductase-like has protein sequence MLAKYSEEIMEVFQKNAQLNTEAKIPLIGLGTVAVDQNEEVIEAAVTTALEVGYRHFDTASLYNSERPLGKALHAAFQNGLVNREDVIVTTKLWDTQHNDPVTAIKSSLKYDFLVTISALNIISILQNFYGLRLVIILVYGLRMRRVTFCQV, from the exons ATGCTTGCAAAGTACTCTGAAGAAATTATGGAAGTTTTCCAAAAAAATGCTCAACTGAATACAGAAGCCAAAATTCCATTGATTGGGTTAGGGACTGTTGCTGTTGATCAGAATGAGGAGGTCATTGAGGCAGCCGTGACTACAGCTCTCGAG GTAGGTTATCGACACTTTGACACAGCAAGCCTTTACAACTCAGAGCGTCCACTTGGGAAAGCTCTGCACGCTGCTTTTCAAAATGGACTTGTTAACAGGGAAGATGTAATTGTCACCACCAAACTATGGGATACCCAACATAACGACCCTGTCACTGCAATCAAGAGTAGTTTGAAGTATGATTTCCTCGTTACAATTTCAGCCTTAAATATTATCTCCATATTGCAGAACTTCTATGGCCTTAGATTGGTGATAATTTTAGTCTATGGCCTTAGAATGAGAAGGGTTACTTTTTGTCAAGTCTAG